The proteins below come from a single Cricetulus griseus strain 17A/GY chromosome 6, alternate assembly CriGri-PICRH-1.0, whole genome shotgun sequence genomic window:
- the Gtsf1l gene encoding gametocyte-specific factor 1-like — protein MEPESIEICPYNPHHRIPLSRFQYHLASCRKKNPKKAKKMASCKYNACHVVPIRKLAEHEATCVNRSSMEEEDTLSPLHVSLPQPQNEDTLQVRWLSNPDTWNVDSANCHPMFVLKSFVPQKLVCESDTQESQRDQPLEDPQSRTRRANL, from the coding sequence ATGGAGCCAGAATCCATAGAAATTTGTCCTTATAACCCTCACCACCGGATCCCACTCAGCAGGTTCCAGTACCACCTGGCATCATGCAGGAAGAAGAACCCCAAGAAAGCCAAAAAGATGGCCAGCTGTAAATACAATGCCTGCCACGTGGTCCCTATCAGAAAGCTGGCTGAACATGAAGCTACCTGTGTCAACAGAAGCTCCATGGAGGAAGAGGACACCCTGAGCCCTCTGCACGTCAGTCTCCCACAGCCGCAGAATGAGGACACACTACAGGTCCGTTGGCTTTCCAACCCTGATACGTGGAATGTTGACAGTGCCAACTGTCACCCAATGTTCGTCCTTAAGAGTTTTGTTCCCCAAAAACTTGTTTGTGAGAGTGACACAcaagagtcacagagagaccaaCCCCTAGAAGATCCTCAGTCCAGGACCAGGAGGGCAAACCTCTAG